Proteins from a genomic interval of Xiphophorus maculatus strain JP 163 A chromosome 7, X_maculatus-5.0-male, whole genome shotgun sequence:
- the LOC102237037 gene encoding frizzled-7-A-like encodes MAAARFTAGSALLRIMWLLCGISLSPTSSAQHHNSESGISVPEHGFCQPISIPLCTDIAYNQTIMPNLLGHTNQEDAGLEVHQFYPLVKVQCSPDLKFFLCSMYAPVCTVLEQAIPPCRSLCERARQGCEALMNKFGFQWPDRLRCEAFPVHGGGEICVGQNTSEPGSPSSSSSPRAPEPVTPPPIGGGQHTHRIPPNQFSCPLQLEVPPYLGYKFMGVRDCGAPCEPTKPSGIMYFREDEVKFGRLWVGIWSILCCVSTLFTVLTYLVDMRRFRYPERPIIFLSGCYFMVAVAYAAGFFLEDKVVCVDKFKGEAYRTVAQGTKKEGCTILFMVLYFFGMASSIWWVILSLTWFLSAGMKWGHEAIEANSQYFHLAAWAVPAIKTITILAMGQVDGDVLTGVCFVGIFNVDALRGFVLAPLFVYLFIGTSFLLAGFVSLFRIRTIMKHDGTKTEKLEKLMVRIGVFSVLYTVPATIVIACYFYEQAFREQWERTWHMHTCKRFAVPCPVHNFAPMTPDFTVFMIKYLMTMIVGITSGFWVWSGKTLQSWRSFYKRLSNGNHGETTV; translated from the coding sequence ATGGCGGCGGCCAGGTTCACCGCTGGCTCCGCGCTGCTGCGGATCATGTGGCTGCTGTGCGGGATTTCTCTCTCACCCACTTCTTCTGCTCAGCATCACAACAGCGAAAGTGGGATATCCGTCCCGGAGCACGGTTTCTGCCAGCCCATCTCCATCCCACTCTGCACCGACATCGCCTACAACCAGACCATCATGCCGAACCTCCTGGGCCACACTAACCAGGAGGACGCCGGGCTGGAGGTGCACCAGTTCTACCCGCTGGTGAAGGTCCAGTGCTCCCCGGATCTCAAGTTCTTCCTGTGCTCCATGTACGCCCCGGTTTGCACCGTGCTGGAGCAGGCCATCCCGCCGTGTCGGTCGCTGTGTGAGCGGGCACGGCAGGGATGTGAAGCCCTGATGAATAAATTCGGCTTCCAGtggccggaccgcctccgttgCGAGGCTTTCCCCGTCCACGGAGGCGGGGAGATCTGCGTGGGGCAGAACACATCGGAACCCGGCAGCCCGTCTTCCTCCTCGTCTCCCCGCGCACCCGAACCCGTGACCCCTCCACCCATAGGTGGTGGACAGCACACTCATCGGATCCCGCCCAACCAGTTCTCCTGCCCCCTACAGCTGGAGGTGCCGCCCTACCTGGGCTACAAATTCATGGGGGTCAGAGACTGCGGCGCCCCCTGCGAGCCCACCAAACCCAGCGGGATCATGTATTTTCGAGAAGACGAGGTGAAATTCGGAAGACTTTGGGTCGGGATCTGGTCCATACTGTGCTGCGTGAGCACTCTGTTCACAGTGCTCACCTATTTAGTGGACATGAGGAGGTTCAGGTACCCAGAGCGGCCCATCATCTTCCTGTCCGGCTGCTACTTCATGGTGGCCGTGGCCTACGCTGCTGGGTTCTTTCTGGAGGACAAGGTAGTATGCGTGGATAAATTCAAGGGGGAGGCCTATAGGACTGTGGCTCAGGGTACCAAAAAGGAGGGCTGCACCATCCTGTTCATGGTGCTCTACTTCTTCGGCATGGCCAGCTCCATCTGGTGGGTCATCCTGTCCCTGACTTGGTTCCTCtccgctggaatgaaatggggTCACGAGGCAATAGAGGCCAACTCCCAGTACTTCCACCTGGCCGCGTGGGCCGTCCCGGCCATCAAAACCATCACGATCCTTGCAATGGGCCAGGTGGACGGAGACGTCCTGACCGGAGTGTGCTTCGTGGGGATCTTCAACGTGGATGCCTTACGCGGTTTCGTACTAGCGCCGCTGTTCGTCTACCTGTTCATCGGTACTTCCTTCCTGTTGGCTGGCTTCGTGTCGCTTTTCCGGATCCGCACCATCATGAAACATGACGGCACCAAAACGGAGAAGCTGGAGAAGCTGATGGTTCGGATCGGGGTGTTCAGCGTCCTCTACACGGTTCCGGCCACCATCGTGATCGCCTGTTATTTCTACGAGCAGGCCTTCAGGGAGCAATGGGAGCGCACCTGGCACATGCACACCTGCAAGCGCTTCGCCGTCCCCTGCCCGGTCCACAACTTCGCCCCCATGACCCCGGACTTCACCGTGTTCATGATCAAATATCTGATGACCATGATCGTTGGCATAACTTCCGGTTTCTGGGTCTGGTCCGGGAAGACCCTCCAGTCCTGGCGGAGTTTCTACAAGCGTCTCAGCAACGGGAACCACGGAGAGACGACGGTGTGA
- the LOC102220101 gene encoding putative gustatory receptor clone PTE03, translating into MINATMLGSFTLLGFKDSSAKYRLTLFALTLLCYIVIIFVNVALILTIILEEKLHKPMYIFLCNLCFNSLYGTAAFHPKFLFDLLSNTHVISYAGCLLQVFFIYSYATTDFSILAVMSYDRYLAICRPLEYHSIMTKQRVTFLVCFSRLVPMICQSVVVIMSSKLILCGFQIEKLYCENWSFIKLSCYSTTLNNIVGFFVIILYCGHALFILCSYFQLVTFALRYPERRRKFLQTCMPHLICLINVTATLLFDVMYARYGSESVPQSLKNFMAIQFLIIPPMLNPIIYGLNLTQVRNSFFRLCRYKKQVEG; encoded by the coding sequence ATGATCAATGCAACCATGTTGGGTTCATTCACCTTGTTGGGATTTAAGGACAGTTCAGCAAAATACCGCCTGACCCTTTTTGCTCTAACCCTGCTGTGTTACATTGTGATTATATTTGTGAATGTGGCTCTTATTCTTACTATCATACTAGAGGAAAAGCTTCACAAGCCCATGTACATCTTCCTGTGTAATCTGTGTTTTAACAGTCTTTATGGGACGGCGGCTTTTCACCCTAAATTTCTCTTCGATCTGTTGTCCAACACTCACGTCATTTCTTACGCTGGTTGCCTCCTGCAGGTTTTTTTCATCTACTCCTATGCAACAACAGACTTCTCCATTCTCGCTGTGATGTCTTACGATCGGTATTTGGCCATCTGCCGCCCTCTGGAGTATCACTCCATCATGACCAAACAACGGGTCACTTTCTTGGTGTGTTTCTCCAGGCTGGTGCCAATGATCTGCCAGTCTGTCGTCGTGATCATGAGCTCCAAGCTGATTTTATGTGGCTTCCAGATAGAGAAACTATACTGTGAGAACTGGTCCTTTATTAAACTTTCATGTTATTCGACAACGTTAAATAATATAGTTGGattttttgtcataattctGTATTGTGGCCACGCTCTCTTCATTTTATGCTCTTACTTTCAGTTGGTCACGTTTGCTTTAAGGTATCCAGAACGCAGGAGGAAGTTCCTGCAGACATGCATGCCGCATCTAATATGTCTGATTAACGTCACCGCCACGCTTCTTTTCGACGTCATGTACGCTCGATACGGATCGGAATCGGTGCCGCAGAGTCTGAAGAACTTCATGGCGATCCAGTTTCTGATCATCCCTCCGATGCTTAACCCGATCATCTATGGTTTGAATTTAACTCAAGTTCGCAACAGTTTCTTCAGATTGTGCAGGTACAAAAAGCAGGTGGAGGGGTGA